The following are encoded in a window of Legionella geestiana genomic DNA:
- a CDS encoding alpha/beta fold hydrolase: MKHIIHFAHGNGFPSSCYRAMLDGLRKAYTVIDIDQVGHDPRFPVADNWDALALEVLQSVRDQSNEPVIAVGHSLGGVLSLLAAIEEPERFKAIIMLDSPLPGRLKSNVVHIAKVLGLIDRITPAHRTRLRRVHWPTRREAENYLKSRELFRRFAPECLNDYIEFGMQHDENGYSLRFDPGVEYRIFRTIPHILPRHEKALKIPGLLICGSESNVVTPFDRRYMQKYFNIPSVVTKGTHMFPMEHPKLAAQEILTGIDAIFNR; this comes from the coding sequence GTGAAGCACATTATTCATTTTGCGCACGGAAACGGCTTTCCTTCTTCCTGTTACCGGGCCATGCTTGATGGCCTGCGCAAGGCGTACACCGTTATTGATATTGACCAGGTGGGGCATGACCCTCGTTTCCCGGTTGCTGACAACTGGGATGCGCTGGCGCTTGAAGTACTGCAGAGCGTTCGCGACCAGAGTAACGAGCCAGTCATCGCCGTCGGGCATTCGCTTGGTGGCGTACTTAGTCTGCTTGCCGCAATCGAGGAGCCTGAGCGTTTTAAGGCCATAATCATGCTCGACTCACCGCTGCCAGGTCGTCTCAAATCGAATGTAGTCCATATCGCCAAGGTGCTTGGACTTATTGACCGAATCACGCCCGCGCACCGTACGCGCCTCAGGCGCGTGCACTGGCCTACACGCCGCGAGGCTGAAAACTACCTTAAATCCCGTGAGCTTTTTCGCCGCTTTGCGCCCGAATGCTTGAACGATTATATAGAATTTGGCATGCAGCACGATGAGAACGGATACAGCCTGCGTTTTGACCCGGGCGTTGAATACCGGATTTTTCGTACCATTCCGCACATTCTCCCGCGCCACGAAAAGGCACTTAAGATACCAGGGCTTTTGATTTGCGGCTCAGAGAGTAACGTTGTCACACCCTTTGACAGACGTTACATGCAAAAATACTTTAATATTCCATCGGTTGTCACAAAGGGGACGCACATGTTTCCGATGGAGCACCCAAAGCTTGCGGCTCAAGAGATTCTGACAGGCATAGATGCTATATTTAACAGGTGA
- a CDS encoding DUF1189 family protein, with protein MNTNVTALRDADAPVYSYWQAVWMSFFSPRLYVDVGKRWKGLGLVYFLLLTAVAAIPVAVHVGVRFNAYFDNTVLKPLESLPPLYIQNGSVVVDRPMPWRITGEDGKVVGVIDTTGKITSFSDTDPGTTFLVTKNRLMLQFPQPHFFDNFPLEYGAAREIQLPLDDAGSQMFVVKDWADQSGLGSIKWFSMITIYPILVGVIYFFFLLMMLSVSLIGQLMSSLFLRFQLTWPVASRLVMVAVTPAMLAFMTLIALNIYFPGIGFLMVCIFAIYFFFGAIALKRESMGIALG; from the coding sequence ATGAACACCAACGTGACAGCATTACGCGATGCGGATGCGCCGGTTTACAGTTACTGGCAGGCAGTATGGATGTCTTTTTTTTCGCCACGCCTTTATGTCGATGTCGGCAAGCGCTGGAAGGGGCTTGGGCTTGTTTATTTCCTGCTGCTCACTGCTGTTGCTGCCATTCCGGTAGCGGTTCATGTTGGCGTGCGCTTCAATGCCTACTTTGATAATACCGTTTTAAAGCCCCTCGAAAGCCTACCGCCACTTTACATACAGAATGGAAGTGTTGTGGTAGACAGACCCATGCCATGGCGTATTACGGGTGAAGATGGCAAGGTGGTTGGAGTTATCGATACCACCGGTAAAATCACCAGTTTTTCAGATACAGACCCCGGAACCACTTTTCTGGTCACTAAAAACCGCCTTATGCTGCAATTTCCCCAACCTCATTTTTTTGATAATTTCCCGCTTGAATATGGAGCCGCACGTGAAATTCAGCTGCCGCTTGATGATGCAGGCAGTCAGATGTTTGTCGTTAAGGACTGGGCGGATCAGAGTGGTCTTGGCAGCATTAAGTGGTTTTCAATGATTACCATTTACCCGATTCTTGTCGGTGTCATTTACTTTTTCTTTTTGTTAATGATGCTGTCTGTCAGCCTCATTGGACAGCTGATGTCATCCCTTTTTCTGCGCTTTCAGCTGACATGGCCGGTGGCCTCACGCCTTGTGATGGTCGCAGTAACTCCGGCAATGCTCGCCTTCATGACGTTAATTGCACTGAACATCTATTTTCCTGGCATAGGGTTTTTAATGGTGTGCATATTTGCAATTTATTTCTTTTTTGGGGCCATCGCACTTAAGCGTGAAAGTATGGGAATCGCACTCGGGTGA
- a CDS encoding NAD(P)H-quinone oxidoreductase: protein MLAAEILAPGPENEICLMEKPRPVCGAHEVLIRVEAFGVNRADILQRQGKYPPPPGSVSTPGLECAGRIAAVGENVCNFSENDAVFALVAAGACAEYCLADARLVRPIPRGWSFIEAAALAEALVTAHATVFELGALKSGETLLMHGAGSGITSLAIQMARLIGAQIITTANHPEKCEKALQYGAHRAINHTTEDFLSLCGESSVDVAVDFIGGDYVDKHLRLLKSCGRLIQIACMQNHQCTFNLARLVQKRLCLQGFVLRSQAADEKAMLFTRAINRWWPALQEGAIKPVIDAVFPFDELASAHQRLQDSRHFGKIIVCPPLRSS from the coding sequence ATGCTGGCTGCAGAAATCCTGGCTCCAGGGCCTGAGAATGAAATATGCCTCATGGAAAAACCGAGACCGGTCTGTGGTGCGCATGAGGTGCTCATCCGAGTAGAAGCGTTTGGCGTAAACCGTGCCGACATCCTGCAGCGGCAGGGTAAATATCCGCCACCTCCGGGGAGTGTCAGTACACCAGGGCTTGAGTGTGCGGGCAGGATTGCGGCAGTTGGTGAAAATGTTTGCAACTTCTCAGAGAATGACGCGGTATTTGCACTTGTTGCAGCCGGAGCCTGTGCGGAATACTGCCTTGCCGATGCCCGCCTTGTGCGCCCGATTCCACGCGGATGGTCGTTTATCGAGGCCGCGGCCCTTGCCGAGGCGCTGGTCACCGCGCACGCTACGGTTTTTGAGCTCGGCGCGCTTAAATCCGGGGAAACACTGCTCATGCATGGCGCTGGCAGCGGCATCACCTCCCTTGCCATACAGATGGCGCGCCTCATTGGGGCGCAAATCATTACAACGGCCAACCATCCCGAAAAATGTGAAAAAGCACTCCAGTATGGTGCACACCGTGCCATCAATCATACAACTGAGGATTTTCTGAGCCTCTGCGGAGAATCATCCGTAGACGTTGCTGTGGATTTCATCGGTGGTGATTACGTCGATAAACACCTCCGACTGCTGAAGTCGTGCGGGCGTCTCATACAAATTGCCTGTATGCAAAACCACCAGTGCACGTTTAACCTCGCGCGTCTGGTGCAAAAACGCCTGTGCCTGCAGGGGTTTGTCCTGCGTTCTCAGGCGGCAGACGAAAAAGCCATGCTCTTTACGCGCGCCATCAACCGATGGTGGCCGGCCCTGCAGGAAGGCGCCATTAAGCCGGTAATCGATGCAGTATTTCCGTTTGACGAACTGGCGTCGGCGCATCAACGCCTGCAAGACAGTCGGCATTTTGGAAAAATCATTGTATGCCCGCCCCTTCGCAGCTCTTAA
- a CDS encoding bifunctional diguanylate cyclase/phosphodiesterase, translating to MRATDATASMVWYNLAVIVLYATSGFLGLMLSVPPGYATAIWAPSGIALSALLVWGLRALPGVFLGSLILNTCVSFQLSGQLIDGTNIAAGLITGTGASLQAAFGYWLVKRFVGFDNPLHLPRDILVFAMLTGPVSSVVATTFSNTGLYLIGKISAENLPTNLFTWWTGDSIGILLFTPIFLIAFAEPAKIWRSRILPVLCPLCLTFLIVIVAHIFYRNAEFERVQTKFEATARHQFDRLQELQDLSTVKTLNPDIMKALFDNFSHFSSLSIFAGKTPLFVWNSPESAAEKKLFTLTLQHITSGKTITFHVRSSPNYMGSEYSWYVWSSLAATLFFCALMSITLQILYGQRYLLQYLADAKTLQLRTEKAKNMLLLNAAGEGILWIDTDYRITFVNPSAERMLQYSCEALRDEPLAVILHQNAAAPSAPEAPFYRAIHEKTLIREREAMFLKNDNETLWVEYTCIPIVIEKTVRGAAIIFSDISERVETENQLQQLAHNDALTGLPNRTSFFRQMELAIARAQRNKTRFGVCFMDADNFKLINDTWGHAYGDKLLTELPHILSPHLRDVDFLARIGGDEFGLIFEDVNTHEDIVIIIHRILETFKKPLKIRDEQVKTSLSIGVAMYPEDGINPETLVRHADLAMYQAKKTGKSTYSFYTPGIHSNGNENQSISAEMSRAIDDEDFTLYYQPIIHAKTGEITGIEALLRWHGDTLSLLPLRKSIRFAEDRGYIHTLGNRILEKALQEYQDIIQINPNIPLSVNLSVKQVTAPGFAERIEQLLTKYSISPGQLAFELTETAFIENLESVLEVMRGLKSLGIAFSLDDFGVGASSIHLLKKLPLSSVKIDSSFVGAIEISEDDATLVLSAIQLSHALGFKTVAEGVEKDAQAVMLREWGCNSIQGHFYAEPMPLQELLKWIRNHSQKSESP from the coding sequence TTGAGAGCAACGGATGCTACAGCCAGCATGGTCTGGTATAACCTTGCAGTCATAGTCCTCTACGCGACAAGCGGGTTTTTGGGGCTGATGCTTTCTGTGCCACCGGGTTATGCCACTGCAATATGGGCCCCTTCCGGGATTGCCTTGAGTGCCCTTCTTGTCTGGGGATTACGGGCATTGCCCGGTGTTTTTCTCGGCTCGCTAATCCTGAATACCTGTGTCAGTTTTCAGCTTTCCGGCCAATTAATCGATGGCACCAATATCGCGGCGGGTCTCATAACCGGAACCGGCGCCAGCCTTCAGGCGGCATTTGGCTACTGGCTTGTGAAGCGCTTTGTGGGTTTTGACAACCCGCTGCACCTGCCTCGCGACATTCTGGTGTTCGCCATGCTGACAGGCCCCGTATCTTCCGTTGTTGCCACTACCTTCAGCAACACGGGCCTTTATCTGATTGGCAAGATAAGTGCCGAAAACCTTCCCACTAACTTGTTTACATGGTGGACGGGCGACAGCATCGGCATTCTCCTTTTTACCCCAATTTTTCTTATCGCATTTGCTGAACCCGCAAAAATCTGGCGAAGTCGGATTCTTCCGGTGCTTTGTCCGTTGTGCCTGACGTTTTTAATTGTAATAGTCGCACACATTTTTTACAGAAACGCAGAATTTGAACGTGTACAAACAAAGTTTGAGGCCACAGCCCGCCACCAGTTTGACAGGCTTCAGGAGCTGCAGGATTTAAGTACCGTTAAAACGCTCAATCCTGACATCATGAAAGCCCTTTTTGATAATTTCAGCCATTTTTCAAGCCTCAGCATCTTTGCAGGCAAGACCCCCCTCTTTGTGTGGAATTCGCCTGAATCCGCGGCCGAAAAAAAACTGTTTACGCTAACACTGCAGCACATCACTTCCGGAAAAACCATAACTTTTCATGTTCGTTCTTCCCCAAATTACATGGGCAGTGAATATTCATGGTATGTCTGGTCATCACTTGCCGCAACCCTGTTCTTTTGTGCCCTGATGAGCATAACGCTGCAGATACTCTATGGTCAGCGTTACCTGCTGCAATACCTTGCAGATGCCAAAACGCTGCAATTACGCACGGAAAAAGCCAAAAACATGCTGTTACTTAATGCCGCAGGTGAGGGGATACTCTGGATTGACACGGATTATCGCATTACCTTTGTGAATCCCTCGGCAGAACGCATGCTCCAGTATTCCTGTGAGGCTCTGCGCGATGAACCACTGGCAGTTATCCTGCATCAAAATGCGGCGGCACCCTCCGCTCCTGAGGCACCTTTTTACCGCGCCATCCATGAAAAAACGCTCATACGTGAGCGTGAGGCCATGTTTCTTAAAAATGACAATGAAACCTTATGGGTTGAGTATACCTGTATCCCGATAGTGATTGAAAAAACGGTAAGAGGAGCTGCGATTATTTTCAGCGATATCAGTGAGCGGGTTGAAACTGAAAATCAGCTGCAGCAGCTCGCCCACAACGACGCACTAACAGGCCTTCCTAATCGCACGAGTTTTTTCAGACAAATGGAGCTTGCCATTGCGCGCGCCCAGCGTAACAAGACCCGTTTTGGCGTGTGTTTTATGGATGCTGATAATTTCAAATTGATAAACGACACCTGGGGACACGCTTACGGTGATAAACTGCTGACAGAATTGCCGCATATTCTCTCACCCCACCTGCGAGATGTTGATTTTCTAGCGCGTATTGGCGGTGATGAGTTTGGTCTTATATTCGAAGATGTAAATACTCATGAAGATATTGTCATTATTATCCATCGCATCCTTGAAACTTTCAAAAAACCGCTCAAAATTCGTGATGAACAGGTTAAAACCTCACTCAGCATCGGCGTTGCCATGTACCCTGAGGATGGTATTAATCCTGAAACCCTCGTTCGTCATGCAGATTTGGCCATGTATCAGGCTAAAAAAACGGGAAAATCCACCTACAGTTTTTATACGCCCGGCATTCATTCAAACGGGAATGAAAACCAGAGTATCAGTGCGGAAATGAGTCGCGCTATCGATGATGAAGATTTTACGCTCTACTACCAGCCGATTATTCATGCCAAAACTGGAGAAATTACCGGCATTGAAGCACTCCTTCGCTGGCACGGCGATACCCTGAGCCTGCTGCCGTTGAGAAAATCTATTCGGTTCGCTGAAGACCGCGGCTATATTCACACCCTTGGCAACCGCATTCTGGAGAAAGCCCTTCAGGAGTATCAGGATATTATTCAGATAAACCCGAATATCCCACTTTCCGTTAATCTTTCGGTCAAACAGGTTACGGCTCCTGGGTTTGCAGAGCGCATCGAGCAGCTTTTGACGAAATATTCCATCAGCCCGGGGCAGCTTGCCTTTGAATTGACGGAAACCGCGTTTATAGAAAATCTCGAAAGCGTACTGGAAGTCATGCGCGGATTAAAAAGCCTTGGTATAGCGTTCTCTCTGGATGATTTTGGGGTGGGTGCTTCCTCGATTCATCTCCTGAAAAAACTGCCGTTGTCGAGCGTTAAAATAGACAGCTCTTTTGTTGGTGCCATCGAAATCAGCGAAGATGATGCAACGCTCGTCTTAAGTGCAATACAACTATCACACGCTCTTGGTTTTAAGACGGTTGCAGAAGGTGTTGAAAAAGACGCTCAGGCAGTAATGCTTCGTGAATGGGGGTGCAACAGCATTCAGGGGCATTTTTACGCAGAACCCATGCCGCTTCAAGAACTTTTGAAATGGATACGAAACCACTCACAAAAATCAGAAAGCCCTTGA
- the clcA gene encoding H(+)/Cl(-) exchange transporter ClcA yields the protein MREKLLSVYGMSILLGVLTGLAGSGFEAAIAASIHLIDALFQVLKAHGIAVLPVSAFLSMLLTVGAFLLVSHFAPEAAGSGVQEIEGSLLHLRPLRWMRVLPVKFVGGVLAISARLVLGREGPTIQMGGALGAFISDAWRLSPLRRDGFVAAGAAAGLATAFNAPLAGILFVIEEMRNQFDYSFTHFKMVAITCVAATLTNNFLLGSGPAISMPVFAQNDFPALGLFFLFGILAGFVALGFNHGLMGLLQRMDCLGKRGRLVFAATVGLIAGLLAPLVPDAVGGGYTLIEETLGVTLSLQVLLMLFAVRFAMTLLSYGTGVPGGVFAPLLALGTLLGVMASLVFGWLFPGIVMHPGIFAVCGMAALFSACVRAPITGIVLVVEMTWNYALIFPLLIVCLTSTTIMQLAKNGPLYTQLLRRTLKKGP from the coding sequence ATGCGTGAAAAACTCCTCTCAGTCTATGGGATGTCCATCCTCCTTGGCGTACTGACGGGGCTTGCCGGCTCCGGGTTCGAGGCCGCGATTGCTGCCAGTATTCATCTGATTGATGCCCTGTTTCAGGTCCTCAAAGCGCATGGTATTGCGGTTTTACCTGTTTCAGCCTTCCTGTCGATGCTACTGACAGTCGGCGCTTTCCTGCTGGTGTCGCATTTTGCTCCTGAAGCGGCCGGCAGTGGGGTTCAGGAAATCGAGGGCAGTCTGCTGCACCTTCGTCCGTTGCGCTGGATGCGAGTGCTTCCGGTTAAGTTTGTGGGAGGTGTCTTAGCCATCAGCGCGCGTCTTGTTCTTGGGCGTGAAGGACCCACTATTCAGATGGGAGGCGCGCTGGGTGCGTTCATCAGTGACGCATGGCGGCTGTCGCCGCTCAGGCGCGATGGCTTTGTGGCAGCAGGTGCCGCCGCGGGGCTTGCCACGGCATTTAACGCGCCGCTTGCCGGCATTCTTTTTGTTATCGAAGAAATGCGCAATCAATTTGATTATTCGTTTACGCATTTCAAAATGGTCGCTATCACCTGTGTGGCGGCAACGCTTACCAATAATTTCCTGCTGGGAAGTGGTCCTGCCATCAGTATGCCGGTGTTTGCACAGAACGATTTTCCAGCTCTTGGGCTTTTTTTTCTATTTGGCATACTTGCAGGTTTTGTCGCGCTTGGTTTTAATCATGGGCTCATGGGGCTATTACAGCGTATGGATTGCCTTGGTAAACGCGGGCGCCTTGTCTTTGCAGCCACAGTTGGGCTGATTGCCGGGCTGCTTGCACCCTTGGTACCGGATGCCGTTGGCGGCGGGTATACATTAATTGAAGAAACACTTGGCGTTACATTATCGCTTCAGGTGCTGCTTATGCTCTTTGCCGTACGTTTTGCCATGACACTGCTTTCTTACGGCACAGGCGTTCCCGGAGGGGTCTTTGCGCCACTCCTTGCATTGGGAACACTGCTTGGTGTCATGGCCTCCCTTGTCTTTGGCTGGCTTTTTCCGGGAATCGTCATGCATCCAGGTATTTTTGCCGTATGTGGGATGGCCGCGTTATTTTCAGCCTGCGTGCGCGCACCCATTACGGGCATTGTGCTGGTTGTTGAGATGACCTGGAATTATGCGTTGATTTTTCCGCTGCTGATTGTCTGCCTGACCTCTACCACCATCATGCAACTTGCGAAAAACGGCCCGCTCTACACCCAGCTTCTCAGGCGTACACTTAAAAAAGGCCCCTGA
- a CDS encoding anthranilate synthase component I, whose amino-acid sequence MLHQFATRGGIQIECEETPIVYEGAIEPLVSRLDGLRGGVFASGFEFPGRYTSWDIGFCNPPLSMVCQEKSLRFEALNQRGEVLLAILTPVLESCVFLHRHSETSTVSLWDVVQGSGEFSEEARSRQPSVFEVLRALLAHLFTEEDACLGFYGAFGYDLVFQFEQIKKKKPREAHARDMVLYFPDEIIAVDHRREVASVRRYEFRHLGKSTQGLARDGDFTPWMGGNAPEQKGDHAPGEYAGVVAEAKTRFARGDLFEVVPSQTFYAACKDAPSALFTRMRRQNPSPYGFFLNLGEGEYLVGASPEMYVRVTGKRVETCPISGTIRRGSDAIEDAHNIETLLASPKEASELTMCTDVDRNDKSRVCEPGSVRVIGRRQIEMYSRVIHTVDHVEGTLRKEFDAVDAFLSHMWVVTVTGAPKLWAMQFIEDYEKSPRRWYAGAVGWFGVNGNLNTGLVLRTVRVEAGRAEVRTGATLLFDSDPVAEEQETRLKASAFLEMLQSDALPVRASGYSMPQNGCGKRVLLVDHEDSFVHTLANYLRQTGADVQTVRHQFAHTWLTRETFDWVVLSPGPGRPSDFKLEKTIAMALEKNAALFGVCLGLQGIVEYFGGCLGVLDYPVHGKASTIRVLKNPGLFDGLGSHFTAGRYHSLHATSVPEVLEVTAETEDGIVMGVSHRTLPVHALQFHPETILSLKGAAGLRIMGNLFTMKDMRHA is encoded by the coding sequence ATGCTGCACCAGTTTGCTACACGCGGCGGAATACAGATAGAGTGTGAAGAAACCCCGATAGTGTATGAGGGTGCCATTGAACCGCTGGTTTCACGCCTCGATGGTCTGCGTGGAGGCGTTTTTGCCTCTGGTTTTGAGTTCCCGGGGCGCTATACGTCGTGGGACATCGGTTTTTGCAATCCGCCACTCAGCATGGTCTGCCAGGAAAAGAGCCTGCGTTTTGAAGCCCTCAATCAACGTGGTGAGGTGCTTCTTGCCATACTGACACCGGTACTTGAAAGCTGTGTTTTTTTGCACAGACATTCAGAGACCAGCACCGTATCTCTGTGGGATGTTGTTCAAGGCTCAGGCGAGTTCTCTGAAGAAGCGCGCAGCCGTCAGCCTTCAGTATTTGAAGTACTGAGAGCGTTGCTTGCTCACCTTTTTACGGAAGAAGATGCCTGCCTCGGGTTTTACGGGGCTTTTGGTTACGATCTTGTTTTCCAGTTTGAACAGATTAAAAAGAAAAAGCCGCGAGAGGCGCATGCACGCGACATGGTGCTGTATTTTCCTGATGAAATTATCGCGGTTGACCACCGTCGCGAAGTAGCCTCTGTTCGGCGCTATGAATTTCGACACCTCGGCAAATCCACGCAGGGTCTCGCGCGTGATGGTGATTTTACGCCCTGGATGGGGGGGAACGCCCCTGAACAAAAGGGTGATCATGCGCCGGGAGAATATGCAGGAGTTGTCGCTGAGGCGAAAACGCGTTTTGCCCGTGGCGACCTTTTTGAAGTGGTTCCCAGTCAGACTTTTTATGCAGCCTGTAAAGACGCGCCAAGTGCGCTTTTTACCCGTATGCGCCGTCAAAATCCTTCTCCCTATGGGTTTTTCTTAAACCTTGGAGAGGGCGAGTATCTGGTAGGTGCTTCGCCTGAAATGTATGTGCGAGTGACGGGCAAAAGGGTAGAGACTTGTCCAATTTCCGGTACCATTCGCCGCGGAAGCGATGCAATTGAGGATGCGCACAATATCGAAACGCTCCTTGCTTCCCCAAAGGAAGCCTCTGAACTCACCATGTGTACGGATGTAGACCGCAACGATAAGTCACGTGTGTGTGAGCCTGGCAGTGTGCGGGTCATTGGCCGGCGCCAGATTGAAATGTATTCGCGGGTGATTCATACGGTTGATCACGTTGAAGGAACGCTTCGTAAAGAGTTTGACGCAGTGGACGCCTTCTTAAGCCATATGTGGGTAGTGACAGTAACCGGGGCGCCCAAGCTATGGGCCATGCAGTTTATCGAGGATTACGAAAAGTCGCCTAGACGCTGGTACGCCGGTGCGGTCGGCTGGTTTGGTGTAAACGGCAACCTGAATACCGGCCTTGTTTTACGAACGGTACGAGTGGAAGCCGGAAGGGCCGAAGTACGCACCGGCGCAACCCTGCTTTTTGATTCTGACCCCGTTGCTGAAGAACAGGAAACTCGTCTTAAGGCTTCCGCGTTTCTGGAGATGCTACAATCGGATGCGCTGCCGGTTCGAGCATCGGGGTATTCGATGCCCCAAAACGGATGTGGAAAACGTGTGTTGCTTGTTGATCATGAAGACTCTTTCGTGCATACACTCGCCAACTACCTGCGACAGACTGGTGCAGATGTGCAGACCGTTCGGCATCAGTTCGCACACACCTGGCTCACGCGTGAAACCTTTGACTGGGTTGTGCTCTCGCCAGGCCCTGGCCGCCCGTCTGATTTTAAGCTCGAAAAAACCATTGCCATGGCACTCGAGAAGAACGCCGCTCTTTTTGGCGTGTGTCTTGGATTACAGGGTATTGTTGAGTATTTCGGTGGATGTCTTGGGGTGCTTGATTACCCGGTTCATGGAAAGGCTTCAACCATTCGCGTCCTTAAAAATCCAGGGCTTTTTGATGGGCTGGGGTCGCACTTTACCGCAGGTCGTTACCATTCACTTCACGCCACAAGCGTTCCAGAGGTTCTTGAAGTGACCGCAGAAACGGAGGACGGAATTGTCATGGGGGTATCGCATCGAACGCTTCCAGTGCATGCACTGCAGTTTCATCCTGAAACCATTCTTTCGCTGAAGGGGGCTGCGGGTCTTCGGATTATGGGAAATCTTTTCACGATGAAGGACATGCGGCATGCGTGA
- a CDS encoding polysaccharide biosynthesis protein, with the protein MHKLLLKIRKKLPVLAFDALAIPFAWFVAYGLRFGGWHIPVHFTAHWMKSLGVLFVLQMACFYHFRVYRGVWHFCSLSDLSRILKAALAAPLLAVPLLYLCSFLEGLPRSILLLYSMVLILTLGGARLIARYHRDQLSAVRKKAADAERVIVIGAGHAGEGLVRELKRTARYVAVGIVDDNPRKKGLEVHGVRVLGSIKDLPRLVQELNITLIFIAMPAAGSVAMRRVVALCEASRVPFRTLPGLRAIASGRVEINSLRNVNIEDLLGRDEVSLEWDRIGEAVSGKRILVTGGGGSIGSELCRQVLALNPAEIVVLDHAEYNLYRIEMELRGRFPAARIIPVLASVTDKNLINEIFQDYRPQTVFHAAAYKHVPLLEHQVPVAIKNNITGTRIVAEASVQADVEKFVLISTDKAVNPTNVMGTTKRVAEIFCQNLNARVKTRFVTVRFGNVLGSAGSVVPLFKKQLRQGGPLTVTHPDMARYFMTIPEACQLILQAMVNGNGGEIFVLDMGEPVKISYLAEQIIRLAGKEPGRDIQIEYTGLRPGEKLFEELFHPSEKLQPTAHEKLFMGQFREIRWDELQDTLQQIDSAANTHNVEAMLSLLQQLVPEYHRAADGKEARVKEAVV; encoded by the coding sequence ATGCATAAACTGCTGCTGAAGATTCGGAAAAAATTGCCGGTTCTGGCGTTTGACGCGTTGGCGATTCCCTTTGCCTGGTTCGTGGCTTATGGCCTGCGTTTTGGGGGCTGGCACATTCCTGTACATTTTACCGCGCACTGGATGAAGTCACTGGGCGTGCTGTTTGTGCTTCAGATGGCGTGCTTTTACCATTTTCGTGTGTATCGGGGCGTATGGCACTTTTGCTCGCTGAGTGATTTATCGCGTATCCTTAAAGCAGCGCTTGCGGCACCCCTGCTGGCAGTGCCGCTCCTTTATCTCTGTTCCTTTCTTGAAGGCCTGCCGCGCTCCATTCTGCTGCTTTATTCCATGGTGCTGATTCTAACGCTTGGAGGCGCGCGCCTCATTGCACGCTATCACCGCGACCAGCTGAGTGCCGTGCGCAAAAAGGCAGCTGATGCCGAGCGGGTCATAGTGATTGGTGCCGGACACGCCGGAGAGGGGCTCGTGCGTGAACTGAAGCGAACCGCGCGCTACGTCGCAGTCGGCATTGTGGATGATAACCCGCGTAAAAAAGGGCTCGAAGTACACGGAGTGCGGGTTTTAGGCAGCATCAAAGACCTGCCACGCCTGGTTCAAGAGCTCAATATCACGCTGATTTTTATTGCAATGCCTGCGGCAGGTTCGGTTGCGATGCGGCGCGTTGTCGCACTTTGTGAAGCGAGCCGGGTGCCGTTTCGAACCCTTCCAGGCCTTCGTGCGATTGCCTCGGGGCGTGTTGAAATTAATTCGCTTCGCAATGTTAACATCGAAGATTTGCTCGGGCGCGATGAGGTCTCGCTCGAGTGGGATCGCATTGGAGAAGCCGTTTCTGGAAAGCGCATACTGGTTACCGGAGGCGGTGGTTCCATCGGTTCGGAGCTTTGCCGGCAGGTACTCGCGCTGAATCCAGCTGAGATTGTGGTGCTCGATCATGCCGAATACAATCTTTACCGCATTGAAATGGAACTCAGAGGACGCTTTCCGGCGGCACGCATTATTCCAGTCCTTGCGAGTGTAACCGATAAAAACCTCATAAATGAGATTTTTCAGGACTATCGACCGCAGACTGTCTTTCATGCGGCGGCCTACAAGCATGTACCGTTGCTTGAGCATCAAGTGCCGGTGGCAATTAAAAACAATATCACCGGAACCCGCATAGTGGCCGAGGCCAGTGTGCAGGCTGATGTGGAAAAGTTTGTTCTTATTTCAACGGACAAGGCTGTTAATCCTACCAATGTCATGGGGACGACCAAACGGGTGGCGGAGATTTTTTGCCAGAACCTTAATGCCCGCGTCAAAACCCGCTTTGTAACGGTTCGTTTTGGTAATGTACTGGGGTCAGCCGGCAGTGTGGTACCACTCTTTAAAAAGCAGCTGCGGCAGGGCGGGCCGTTGACCGTAACGCATCCTGATATGGCGCGTTATTTCATGACGATTCCTGAAGCATGCCAGTTGATTCTTCAGGCCATGGTGAATGGTAATGGGGGAGAGATTTTTGTACTTGATATGGGAGAGCCCGTCAAGATAAGCTACCTTGCCGAACAGATTATCCGGCTTGCCGGCAAAGAGCCCGGGCGCGATATTCAGATTGAATACACTGGTCTGCGTCCCGGTGAAAAACTCTTTGAGGAATTATTTCATCCTTCAGAAAAACTGCAGCCTACCGCTCATGAGAAGCTTTTTATGGGGCAGTTTCGAGAAATACGCTGGGACGAATTACAGGACACACTGCAACAGATAGACAGCGCTGCCAACACCCATAATGTGGAAGCGATGCTGTCGCTGCTGCAGCAGCTGGTTCCGGAATATCACCGCGCGGCTGACGGGAAGGAGGCTCGCGTTAAAGAGGCGGTTGTTTAA